CAGGGACTCGTCGAACTTGAACCCGCGCCACAGCAGTTTCACACCGTGTAGCACACCAGTGATGTAAGACTCACACACATTGTTCAGCCACGCGACAAAAAACTGGTAACCCTTCGAGCTGATCaaagcaacagcagcactTTCCCCGGGCAATTGACCCTCCACACCGACACGCAGTTTCCTCACCTGCTGCAGCACCTCGGGGGAAACGTACTGCTCCCAGGACTCCACGTTCTCGTGCACAAAATCCTCGCTCAAATCGGGCAAAACCTCGGGCAAACTTTCTTCCGCATATTGCACCCTTGCTGCTCCCCTCGTACGTCTCCCGCTCATCTGACACAGTCCTCACACAGCAGCAGAACACTCTCCACCAACCACCCCAAACCATCGAAGTCTTCACCATCCGCTGCTGCTCATCTTCGaagttttgaacaaaaaactgtCACCCGGACACCGCAAAATATCGCAGTGGAAGCCGTTGAAGCGACGGGGGGGAACTCGCAGACGCCGAGGACCTTGATGTGGGGCTGTGTTCTGGTCCAGGAGGGCACCCAGCAGCAACGGTATAAGTGGGAACGAGCGGTGGTTTGGCccctgaagaagaagtaaaCGCACACGCCGGATTCTCCCCGTTTTGGAAGGGAATATATTAGCGGTACAATGCCGGAGACGCAGGATTACTACGTGAACACGCAGTTCACGATGGGCCGTACGGGGATGCCCACGCCCGTGGCGACGCCAGACGCCGGCAGAGATGCGGGTGCGGTTGGGGCCAGTGCTGGGGCGGGTGTCCCGCCCCCGCTGAGCCCTGTGGCGCCAGCGACGTCGCGAATGATGATGGGCAAGAAGGCCCCTGGGCAAGATGCCCTCCAGAAACCGTTTGCCGGTGGTGCCACGTCGCCTGCAACAGGATCTCCGATGAAGAGTCCCTCACAAGGGTCGCACAGCGACCCTAAACAGTTTCATAGGAGGGCGCTGGGCGATTGGGATTTCCTCGAGACTGTCGGGGCCGGGTCGATGGGGAAAGTGAAACTTGCGAAGCACCACCACACAAACGAGATATGCGCGATCAAGATTGTGAACAGGGCGACGAAGGCGTTCCTGCACAAGGAGCAAAACCTGCCGCCGCCCAAGAGCGAGCAAGAGATCCTGCAGAGGCAGAAACGGCTCGAAAAGGAGATCTCTCGGGACAAACGTACAATCAGAGAGGCATCATTGGGCCAGATCCTGTACCATCCGCACATATGCAGACTGTTCGAAATGTGCACCATGTCGAACCACTTCTACATGCTCTTCGAGTACGTCTCTGGGGGGCAACTCCTCGACTACATCATCCAGCACGGATCGCTCAGGGAACATCACGCTAGGAAGTTTGCAAGGGGGATAGGGTCCGCTTTGCAGTACCTCCACGCGAACAACATTGTCCACAGAGACCTCAAGATTGAAAACATTATGATATCAACCTCTGGTGAGATTAAAATCATAGACTTCGGACTATCGAACGTATACGACCCAAGGAAACAATTACACACATTTTGCGGGTCGCTCTATTTTGCAGCTCCGGAATTGCTAAAGGCAAGGCCGTATTTGGGGCCAGAAGTAGACGTGTGGTCCTTTGGTGTCGTGTTGTACGTCCTCGTGTGCGGGAAAGTACCCTTCGACGACGAGGTCTCCAGTGTCCTTCACGAAAAGATCAAACAGGGGAATGTAGAGTACCCTAACCACCTATCCATAGAGGTCCTCTCTTTGCTCTCCAAGATGCTTGTCGTCGACCCAGAGAGAAGAGCATCTTTGAAACAGGTCATAGAACACCCCTGGATGAACCGCGGGTACGACTACATAACTCCATCGTACCTCCCAAAGAGAATTCCGCTTACACCAGATATGCTCGATCAGGCGGTCATCAAGGAGATGTTCCGCCTTGAATTCATAGACAACATCGAAGACACGCGCGGTATTCTTACCAGAATCATCACGGAAGAAAGCTACGTGGAACTGAGCAGACAATATTGGGAAAATGTGGCTAACATGAAGAGAAGTAACCCAACGGGCGTATTTTCAAGCTTCGACGACCCAACAAGGGCGTACAGCCCACTGTTGTCGATATATTACCTCATTTCGGAAATGCTAGCTAGGAAACTAGCCAAATTGCAAAGGAGACAGCAGGCACAGGCACAGGCGATGCAACAGGAAAGTAGGTCGCAGGACTCGACGCAACAGCCATCGGAGAGAAAGAGTCTACAACAAGCAGTACAGGTTCAACCGGGTGAACTTGCTCCAGAGACATCACCAATCGCTGAGAAACAAGCAGCCCCacaacaccagcaacaaccgATGCCGTTCAAATTTGTCAAGGGACTACAGACTCCAACTTCAGATAAGAGACCGTCTAATGATACTCTTATGGCCACTGGTAACCTTCAAACTACAACTGAAAACACAACTGCAACGCCGTCCAGCCACACGACTCCGGTGCCGT
This DNA window, taken from Huiozyma naganishii CBS 8797 chromosome 7, complete genome, encodes the following:
- the KIN2 gene encoding serine/threonine protein kinase KIN2 (similar to Saccharomyces cerevisiae KIN1 (YDR122W) and KIN2 (YLR096W); ancestral locus Anc_8.279), whose protein sequence is MPETQDYYVNTQFTMGRTGMPTPVATPDAGRDAGAVGASAGAGVPPPLSPVAPATSRMMMGKKAPGQDALQKPFAGGATSPATGSPMKSPSQGSHSDPKQFHRRALGDWDFLETVGAGSMGKVKLAKHHHTNEICAIKIVNRATKAFLHKEQNLPPPKSEQEILQRQKRLEKEISRDKRTIREASLGQILYHPHICRLFEMCTMSNHFYMLFEYVSGGQLLDYIIQHGSLREHHARKFARGIGSALQYLHANNIVHRDLKIENIMISTSGEIKIIDFGLSNVYDPRKQLHTFCGSLYFAAPELLKARPYLGPEVDVWSFGVVLYVLVCGKVPFDDEVSSVLHEKIKQGNVEYPNHLSIEVLSLLSKMLVVDPERRASLKQVIEHPWMNRGYDYITPSYLPKRIPLTPDMLDQAVIKEMFRLEFIDNIEDTRGILTRIITEESYVELSRQYWENVANMKRSNPTGVFSSFDDPTRAYSPLLSIYYLISEMLARKLAKLQRRQQAQAQAMQQESRSQDSTQQPSERKSLQQAVQVQPGELAPETSPIAEKQAAPQHQQQPMPFKFVKGLQTPTSDKRPSNDTLMATGNLQTTTENTTATPSSHTTPVPFLKSPVRQGNYGGPERPLQVMVPPKLSIPEQAHTSPTSRKSSETHQTFDNVLSPVPTDISTQHQLQQAMSPRESQDSAASKAFGGIFRKLSQKHNSPPISSTNSYQKTAPQIAEQHTVGTPNLLIHNRGAIGTKSHARTVSEYVPASTRMGSYGSPVEPSPTIMPPMRSASQKQAKKTDLPALPSNAEALLQQQREREIERGVGNLDMNETTNATKATDQQDEGLDIGDTSMEENGPLPPLNVIKGRKFHPSARAKSVGHARRESLKFMRPPVPTATSNNYQEVNDWGFLENSDDNKSDNTGGLSAGNTNTSGNVVQTTTSNGSLVRTNSAALHNAMAAIPELTDEQILDEASKAPAGEMLSIDYPRSLFLKGFFSVQTTSSKPLPIVRYKIITTLRRMHIEFKEVKGGFICVQRQPNINLSNVESISENNSNRTSSSQYLKADNQRRNLSRHSSIRRQQSLKQGYPGIPNTPHSFAHHERNISLLASPLNENAHSSGLQDLSTASIEEFTSPDDILTTSKAQEMNEIDTNTETGDASREKTPIKFEIHIVKVRIVGLAGVHFKKVSGNTWLYKELASHILKELNL